A part of Solicola gregarius genomic DNA contains:
- a CDS encoding LysE family translocator, giving the protein MAVDQFLAFGIAAFILIAIPGPSVMFVVGRALAYGRRTALASVVGNAFGMFALAILVALGLGQLVAESITVFTIVKYAGAAYLVWLGIRAIRKRSAVSALTAEHQFAETQSTWRSLREGFLVAVANPKGFIIFASVLPQFVDRSSGHVPLQMLLLGLLAAVVALMSDSVWAVVASGVREWFARSPRRSEAVQAVGGFSMIGLGVSVAVTGRHD; this is encoded by the coding sequence ATGGCAGTCGACCAGTTCCTGGCATTCGGCATCGCGGCATTCATCCTGATCGCGATCCCCGGGCCGAGCGTGATGTTCGTCGTCGGTCGTGCGCTCGCGTACGGCCGGCGCACCGCGCTGGCCTCGGTGGTTGGCAACGCATTCGGCATGTTCGCCCTCGCCATCCTGGTTGCCCTCGGCCTCGGCCAGCTGGTCGCCGAGTCGATCACCGTGTTCACGATCGTCAAGTACGCGGGCGCCGCATACCTCGTCTGGCTCGGCATCCGCGCAATTCGCAAGCGGTCCGCCGTCTCGGCGCTGACCGCTGAGCACCAGTTCGCCGAAACCCAGAGCACATGGCGCTCGCTGCGCGAAGGGTTCCTGGTCGCGGTCGCGAACCCGAAGGGGTTCATCATCTTCGCGTCCGTACTCCCCCAGTTCGTCGATCGGTCGTCGGGCCACGTACCACTGCAGATGCTGCTGCTCGGCCTGCTCGCGGCCGTGGTCGCGTTGATGAGCGACAGCGTCTGGGCGGTCGTCGCGAGCGGCGTACGCGAGTGGTTCGCACGGTCTCCGCGGCGGAGTGAGGCAGTGCAGGCCGTCGGAGGGTTCTCGATGATCGGCCTGGGTGTCTCGGTCGCGGTGACCGGCCGGCACGACTGA
- a CDS encoding NUDIX hydrolase gives MADLIIVAAICIRDASGRLLTVRKRGTDRFMLPGGKLEPGETPAEAVVRETAEEVGISIDPAALVPLGHWHAPAANEPDTRLESTVFAAEVDHPEPRAAREIAEIRWLDPGRADEHDDLAPMITLHVLPAIA, from the coding sequence GTGGCCGATCTGATCATCGTGGCGGCGATCTGCATCCGCGACGCGAGCGGCCGGCTCCTCACGGTCCGCAAGCGAGGCACCGACCGGTTCATGTTGCCGGGCGGCAAGCTCGAGCCCGGCGAGACGCCCGCGGAGGCGGTCGTACGCGAAACCGCCGAGGAGGTGGGCATCTCCATCGACCCCGCGGCCCTTGTTCCCCTCGGCCATTGGCACGCGCCGGCGGCGAACGAGCCCGATACGCGGCTCGAGTCGACCGTGTTCGCGGCCGAGGTCGACCATCCCGAGCCGAGGGCGGCGCGCGAGATCGCGGAGATCCGCTGGCTCGATCCCGGCCGAGCCGACGAGCACGACGACCTTGCGCCGATGATCACACTGCACGTGCTCCCGGCGATCGCCTGA
- a CDS encoding DUF3516 domain-containing protein, translating to MGIGVHHAGMLPRYRRLVETLTQAGLLKVVCGTDTLGVGINVPIRTVVFSGLSKYDGIRQRQLNVREFQQIAGRAGRAGYDTVGTVVVQAPEHEVENHKSLAKAGDDPKKRRKVVRKKPPQGFVSWGEGTFERLVGSQPEPLVSRMRVSHSMLLNVVARPGDAFEAMHHLLRDNDEDRRTQNRLIREAIGIYRALVAGGVVERLDEPDADGRRVRLTVDLQENFALNQPLSTFAVAALDVLDSESPTYALDVLSVIESTLENPRPVISAQRSMARGEAVAEMKSEGIEYEERMELLEDVEHPQPLRDLLEVAYEHYRTGHPWIADHELRPKTVARDMFERAMTFGEYVAFYRLARSEGMVLRYLSDAYKALLHTVPDSVRTEELSDITEWLGELVRQTDSSLLDEWEKLAAGESGVEVRPEMVDDEPAAVTGNKRAFRVLVRNAMFRRIELAALRRYDELGDLDADAGWDADAWADAMAEYFEEYDRVGTGPDARGPALLTIAESAGHWDVRQTFDDPEGHRDWGIGAIVDLAESDSIGAAAVRITSVGPYAAR from the coding sequence ATGGGCATCGGCGTGCACCACGCGGGAATGCTTCCCCGCTATCGCCGGCTGGTCGAGACCCTCACGCAGGCGGGTCTGCTGAAGGTGGTGTGCGGCACCGACACCCTCGGCGTCGGCATCAACGTGCCCATCCGCACGGTCGTGTTCAGCGGCCTCTCCAAGTACGACGGGATCCGACAGCGACAGCTCAACGTACGTGAGTTCCAGCAGATCGCCGGCCGGGCGGGCAGAGCCGGGTACGACACGGTCGGCACGGTTGTCGTACAGGCGCCCGAGCACGAGGTCGAGAACCACAAGTCGCTCGCGAAGGCCGGCGACGACCCGAAGAAGCGTCGCAAGGTCGTGCGCAAGAAGCCACCGCAGGGGTTCGTCTCCTGGGGCGAGGGCACCTTCGAGCGCCTCGTCGGATCGCAACCCGAGCCGTTGGTCTCGCGGATGCGGGTCAGCCACTCGATGTTGCTCAACGTCGTCGCACGACCGGGCGATGCGTTCGAGGCGATGCATCACCTCCTGCGCGACAACGATGAGGATCGCCGCACGCAGAACCGTCTCATCCGAGAGGCGATCGGCATCTACCGCGCGCTCGTGGCCGGCGGCGTCGTCGAACGCCTCGACGAGCCGGACGCCGACGGCCGTCGCGTACGCCTGACCGTCGACCTGCAAGAGAACTTCGCGCTCAACCAGCCGCTGTCGACGTTCGCGGTCGCGGCTCTCGATGTGCTCGACTCCGAGAGCCCCACGTACGCGCTCGACGTGCTGTCGGTGATCGAGTCGACGCTCGAGAACCCCCGACCCGTCATCTCGGCGCAGCGGTCGATGGCGCGCGGCGAGGCGGTCGCGGAGATGAAGTCCGAGGGCATCGAGTACGAGGAGCGCATGGAACTGCTCGAGGACGTCGAACATCCGCAGCCCCTGCGCGACCTGCTCGAGGTGGCGTACGAGCACTACCGCACGGGGCACCCGTGGATCGCCGATCACGAGCTACGGCCGAAGACGGTGGCGCGAGACATGTTCGAGCGCGCGATGACGTTCGGTGAGTACGTCGCGTTCTACCGGCTCGCGCGCTCCGAAGGCATGGTGCTGCGCTACCTCTCCGATGCGTACAAGGCCCTGCTCCACACGGTTCCCGACTCCGTACGCACCGAGGAGCTGAGCGACATCACCGAGTGGCTGGGCGAACTCGTACGCCAGACCGACTCCAGCCTGCTCGACGAGTGGGAGAAGCTCGCCGCCGGCGAGTCGGGGGTCGAGGTGCGCCCCGAGATGGTCGACGACGAGCCGGCAGCGGTCACCGGCAACAAGCGCGCGTTCCGGGTGCTCGTACGCAATGCGATGTTCCGACGTATCGAGCTGGCGGCGCTACGACGCTACGACGAGCTCGGGGACCTCGATGCCGATGCGGGCTGGGATGCCGACGCGTGGGCCGACGCGATGGCCGAGTACTTCGAGGAGTACGACCGCGTCGGCACTGGCCCGGACGCGCGAGGCCCGGCGCTGCTCACCATCGCCGAGTCTGCGGGGCACTGGGATGTACGCCAGACCTTCGACGACCCCGAAGGGCACCGCGACTGGGGTATCGGCGCGATCGTCGACCTGGCGGAGTCGGACTCGATCGGCGCCGCTGCCGTACGGATAACGTCCGTCGGCCCCTATGCTGCCCGCTGA